One stretch of Candidatus Sulfotelmatobacter sp. DNA includes these proteins:
- a CDS encoding MIP/aquaporin family protein, with the protein MTPSGEAALRAAVGPRFSANWHSPRHRMRRLLSEFIGTAGFMFLLSGGAAVLARYGGAELPPFAYAAILSGISALWLIVAVYFLGDISAHFNPAMTFAFALRRDMGWPMACAYVIVQFIAAICGTFLAKALFGTGANLAATIPKPGLEWPSVLFEAILVFGLVLMVLGMANGPKLDGAYIPLAVGAYVMSVGTMGGPYDGAAFNPARAFSPDLAIGDLSTYWVYPLGALIGACVAVLAAHVLRGAPTIQEAQAAMGTPLDLSEATKAS; encoded by the coding sequence ATGACCCCATCCGGCGAAGCGGCGCTGCGCGCGGCGGTCGGTCCGCGCTTCAGCGCCAACTGGCACAGCCCGCGACACCGCATGCGGCGGTTGCTCTCGGAGTTCATCGGTACCGCCGGCTTCATGTTTCTGTTGTCCGGCGGCGCCGCGGTGCTCGCGCGCTATGGAGGAGCGGAACTGCCGCCGTTCGCCTACGCCGCGATCCTCTCGGGCATCTCGGCCCTCTGGCTGATCGTCGCGGTGTACTTTCTGGGCGACATCTCGGCCCATTTCAATCCGGCGATGACGTTCGCGTTCGCGTTGCGCCGGGACATGGGGTGGCCGATGGCGTGTGCTTACGTCATCGTGCAGTTCATCGCGGCGATTTGCGGAACGTTCCTCGCCAAGGCCCTCTTCGGGACGGGTGCGAACCTCGCGGCGACGATTCCGAAGCCGGGGCTCGAATGGCCCTCCGTGCTGTTCGAGGCGATCCTGGTGTTCGGCCTCGTGCTGATGGTTCTCGGCATGGCGAACGGCCCGAAGCTCGACGGTGCCTATATCCCGCTCGCGGTCGGCGCGTACGTCATGTCGGTCGGGACGATGGGCGGACCCTACGACGGTGCCGCCTTCAATCCGGCGCGCGCGTTCTCACCGGACCTCGCGATCGGTGATCTCTCGACCTACTGGGTGTATCCGCTCGGCGCGCTGATCGGTGCATGCGTCGCGGTGCTCGCTGCCCATGTCCTCCGGGGCGCGCCGACAATCCAAGAAGCGCAGGCGGCGATGGGGACACCGCTCGATCTGTCGGAGGCGACGAAGGCGAGCTAG
- a CDS encoding DUF2277 domain-containing protein codes for MCRSIRTLFNFEPPATDDEVRAASLQFVRKLSGFTRPSRANQVAFDRAVEEVAVAARTLVDSLVTNAEPHDREEYAARARARAAARRTA; via the coding sequence ATGTGTCGCAGCATTCGCACGCTGTTCAACTTCGAGCCGCCGGCCACCGACGACGAGGTCCGCGCCGCCTCGCTGCAGTTCGTCCGCAAGCTGTCCGGCTTCACCCGCCCCTCGAGGGCGAATCAAGTCGCTTTCGACCGCGCGGTCGAGGAGGTCGCCGTCGCCGCGCGCACGTTAGTGGACTCGCTGGTGACCAACGCCGAGCCGCACGACCGTGAAGAGTACGCGGCGCGCGCCCGCGCCCGCGCCGCCGCCCGCCGCACGGCCTAG
- a CDS encoding GNAT family N-acetyltransferase — protein sequence MTDEGAIVVERAVAPTDDVRALIGELDAELAAGYEPEQRHGLALDAIFQPRVRFFVARLDGAAVGCGGVALLDGFAEFKRMYVRPAARGRGVADALAARLEAEARAVGYTVLRLETGIDQRAAMRFYERSGFRACEAFEPYASMPPASIVTSLFYEKRLP from the coding sequence GTGACGGACGAGGGAGCGATCGTCGTCGAGCGTGCGGTGGCGCCGACCGACGACGTGCGGGCGCTGATCGGCGAGCTGGACGCCGAGCTGGCGGCGGGGTACGAGCCCGAGCAGCGCCACGGGCTCGCGCTCGACGCCATCTTTCAGCCGCGGGTACGCTTCTTCGTCGCCCGCCTCGACGGCGCGGCCGTCGGCTGCGGCGGGGTCGCGCTGCTCGACGGCTTCGCCGAGTTCAAGCGCATGTACGTGCGGCCGGCCGCGCGCGGCCGCGGCGTCGCCGACGCGCTGGCCGCCCGCCTCGAGGCGGAAGCACGCGCGGTCGGCTACACCGTGCTGCGGCTCGAGACCGGCATCGACCAGCGTGCCGCGATGCGGTTCTACGAGCGCTCCGGCTTTCGCGCGTGCGAGGCGTTCGAGCCCTACGCGTCGATGCCGCCGGCTTCGATCGTGACCAGCCTCTTCTACGAGAAGCGGCTGCCGTGA